The DNA region GCAATAGAAAACTCCTAGTAAGTTAGAGatacgatataagaaatatatacctATCCTCATCAGTTATTTGATGATGACAAAGCTTATATGTTagataatatgtacattcataaattgttaattaatattaactttaatctGCTTTTTTTGATCAACTTGCTCGATTGATTATTGATGAAAATCGAACATAAGAGAATTTTACACAAGGAATTGGAAAAATATAGATTGTTTCTGTCTCTTTAGCACAACTATGAATTTGCAAGGTCCAAACAGATATACGTAGTTAACTACGTCTCTTTATCTGATAGCCCTCATcagttatttaattgatttttttagaaATGAAAGGTTATTTTATTCCCTATTCAACAGTATTAGGTTGCTTTGTCCAGTATGTCAAGAACTGGTGTGTGGAAGAACTTGTGTTTGTCCTACAATACTTCTGTTAATTCAACTCCCAGTGTCGGGAAGCCGTCGGTGTAACGCCTGTGTCTCGGAAAGTAAGTACGTACGTAAAGTAGTTCTGTGTCTGATCTCTTCGTTTTTGTTGGATTGTCAGCCCATTCTTCTATGAAAGTGCAGGAAAGGAGAATGCGCCGTAACGAATTACAACGCTCaccacacacacttgtgcattataatgtGGATATAGAGCGTTCACCCTTTGGTCACGAGGACATCGTGAAGTtttctaatatatatctatttactaatatatagatattattttattttatggggATAGTAAATGTTAAGGCCAGATCCGGATATTGAAGACCTTCTATTCCGAAGCAGTTACAtactagtattttattttttatattttaggacattattcaaacaCGGCCATCCATCATATTCatatcatagtttttttttttttttttatagaataggaaggcggacgagcatatgggccacctggtaagtggtcaccaaacgcccttagacattagcattgtaagaaatgttaaccatttgtatattatgtttggCTGGTCGACTCCAAGGTCGGTGTCTTATAGGCATAATCATAAATTCGAGGCTGGTCAGGGGATAGGTTCCTAAGAAACAGTACAATATCCTAAGAGCGCTTTGAAAATCCGAAAACTATCACAAATGACGTTATCtatgtatgtacttaatattgAGTGCTATTATGAAATGTTTTGCACGAGCTATAATTCTTATCCGACAGGTAAGTACAATGCGCGGACGTTTAATAGCCTTAACCTTCATGTAGATTTTTTGCATGTGTCATAACAAAACATGTAAATAACAATACGACAATTGTAGATAATCTTGAAAAAACAAAGTGttgataagataaatattttttgacgtaACCATATCGTTTTAATACCTACAAGTTgctacttacatatatatcacCTTTTCAATGCTCGGTTTGTCTGTTACTTCTTAATTATTACAAgcatttatttaacttgcaatgtttgtttagATGAAATCTTGCAAGCTGAATTAGAACCACTTCTTTTTATCCATCTTGCGTTTACTTaataactaaactaaactaaatttattagtaAGTTTTTTAGCACTTtgcaacaaataatatttttcttataatgaaCTAACTAGGTAGCCAAAGGTtaggttaataattttttaagcttacaaaattattagaaTTTCTAAAGAAATTAAGTGTAATTTaatgttactatatatttatgagAAACAGAcagacttattttaaataatatgtaattgcaaaattattatatttatatttactaaccCCTACCAAGTTGTGTACAATTAATctcttagttattttatttatttcttacttatTACTATTTTGTATTTGCAGTGACAATGGGTAATTATAACTGACATCGACTTTATTATTAACCGACTTTTAAAAGAAGGAAATCACTGACTCGTTccagttattgttttatatagttaCCTTAcgtgaataaattttaatgattctCTGCTACGAATGAATATGGGTGACAATTAGGGGATGCATTACTTACTGTATGCATTATTTTGATCGTAATTATGATTATTGACTGCTGCTTCACATTAAAGCTTCCGTTTAAAAAAGGAGAAACTACCTCTCTAGAATCTGGAATAAGGGTAAAACTaggggatttttttatttggacatATCACAGCTGAAATATGACATAGCTAACATATTTTGACCTTTTTATCACGTTTAACTGGATATTCAATTAAAACGCAGGCGAACcgctatttgtttatataaacggTGCATGTTTAtacagattaaattatttagtaaaaacacACAATTATTGTTCACACATATTCAccgctaaaatttaaaaaatgcctACGTATCAAGAACAGTTATGCAAGACGGACTGAATATGAAAACTAGctataaaacaattgaatagtaggctttgtatgtatttaaatgacaataactttatctattttttatataaactcttcttaatattatatttttaatttcttagttAAATTTGCATACCACTAAAATCTTAATTCCTTTtctatatacttaaaattttaaacccatcattaatatagttttaacgTTGTTTCTACCGtaggaaaaaaaaagataattcaaatgatacgataaaaaaaattaatgtacaaagtgcgcagtaaaaatttattaaaaatataaaagtttaacaatattaattatgtaaatatacgtatttatgtgcAGTTTAAAATggtttagtttatataattaaacatctaCAGACTACGTTACTGACAGTGCAAAGTCCAAAAGACATAATATGTCACCTTGTTATCCGATGTcgattaaaaagaatatattagaTATCATATTTTTTGAATAGAAAACATACTTAAGACATGCTTTTAATAAgggatacaattaaatatataaatacaaatactcCACGCCCTTTTTATTTACCACGATTAACTAAAAACTAATTTGCCTTAAACCCGATTCTCCTAATGTACACAATATACACGCACCACAAGTCTTTATTTAGTAACGAGCCTTTAATTTGTTCAGCTTGGAAAGTTCTCGATGATCGTTGAGATAATGATGAGAACTTGTTATGTGTGTAATATTATTGGTATCCGAACAAATACGTATATAGTACAGTCATCAGCAAACCAAGAACTACAGGGAACTTCCACGAGCTTACAAAACTGCCACtggaattttctttattatattcctCCCAGCTGTATTGACGTCTTTTAAATTCGATCTTGTCTTCGTCGACGAGTTCaccaattttatatttcttcatCATATGTTTAGCATCACTACTGTGACCTACATCATCAAAGTCCTCACTGGCGTCTTTGCCGGCTACATTTAACAATACCTCATGTCCTCCGGGATGATCGTCTAAAAATGGTGTGACATCATACACTTCATTCTCTATGATAAACACTGCATCCTGCTTCGTGTTTCGGTTTAGGATTTCTTTACGCGTGAATCTTTTCAATtcggacattttttttttgcgtagTTAAATAGCTCGTGAGTACGGTGTCGTGCTGATTTACAACGGTACTGCGTGATACGTCTCAAGCGCCTTGAGCCCGAGGTCGATTGAAGTTGAATGAGACAAGTGTATTCCCCCTCCCTCGTCGCCTTTCGTTATCAACGTATTAGTTtacttatcaaataatatactgGATGCAATGCTATACAGAtatcactttttaatatttaaatctattatattatcatttataccGAAAATACGGAACATGTTTGGCTAATACCGCTTTTTACAGATTGTATAATCGATTAGCTAGGCCTTTAATAGTCTTACCATGATTTACGGCACAACTCTGGAACTTTGACGTAGAAACGTATGAAGTGAATCTTGCTGTATCCCATTAAGTGTCGAGACAGaatctttttttctttataatgatttaatacaACAGTGAAATACAATAAACACTAATCTAAggacaaaaatatatgtaaaaaaaaattttgttcaTAAGTTGATAACTTCTAAGTAAAatcacatacaaaatatatttttcatctgAACCAGCTCCGATTTTGCTTTAGTGACCTTCAGTTATGCGAAACGCTTGTCGAggttaaaaaaattgacagaCACTATAATTTTATTCGGCAATTTGAGGCCTTCTAACGATTCAACTTCGTATCATTATACACCATTCGCTTTAATTACATTACTACAGTACattgtagtattttattttggaaTAGCAACGGATCGAGGTAAGTCTAGTTATTCAGAATCAAGACTAAAGTTGATAACTTCGATCACAAGCAAAACTCACTAGTCACTGACGCCACTTTTGAATGTACCACAATTTAATGCTAattcataatacatttataGCTAAAAATCTAgacacatttttaaaaatgggtgGTCTAGAAGGACAAGATCGATTGTTGTATTCCGTCGCCCGCTAAATACACAACTTTGCTTTTTAAAACTATCAAGTCGATAATATCGAGTTAATTAACGTGTACTTAATACGTCAAAGatgatgtattttaatttgtataaaatacaacacACGCCAAttagtcaaattaaaataatgtcgtatttttaattttttaataagtagtaGTACCCACCTACAGCATCTGCGGCCATatgtctagccactagatcaacaagGCAAAAAGTTACTATACTAATATTGGGGTCAACCACATCAAAGCGATAAGCGCCCTAAAACCAAATAAACCAAATAACaggtgaaataaattattatcagtcATCCATATCTTTCAAGTATACTTAGTATATTTATAGCTACATAaagataacaatataaatttcaacaattaatattaaagcttcatattaaaaatgtgagtgtgagtttgtttgtttgtcacgGCTCAATCGATCATTAAATTTTgcgtacacgttgtcaggggtatagAAAAGAATATAGAGTACCGAACTCCTACCACTCACCTTCCTATCCTATATAGTGGTCGCAGGCggaaacaaatttataataattgtggaaacaaaaataataccaaCAATtttccgtatccgtaacagcctgtgaatgtcccactgctgggctaaaggcctcctctcctcttttttttttttgaggagaaggtttggagcttattccgccacgcagctccaatgcgggttggtagaattcacatgtggcagaatttcagtgaaattagacacatgcaggtttcctcacgatgttttccttcaccgtaaagcacgagatgaattataatcacaaattaagcacatgaaaattcagtggtgcttgcccgggtttgaacccacgatcatcggttaagattcacgcgttcttaccacagggccatcttggctttttgggccatctcggctttttaggccatctcggcttttttaaatatttaaaaactcaaCTCATGCTCGATGTGTACTTGCCACTTATTATGAAGTGCAAAATTAGTGCCATAGCAGGAAAAtcgattcaaaatattataattttgtaataacattGTACCTACGTATTTAAGTAAGTATTCGAGTAAGACAAAATACGGTTTATATTTCTAACAAGCAAaatccgcggcttcgcccgcgtggaATCcaatttgtgacgaaaatccttcaaaattTGCTATTTTAACGAGCATATTGAATATTGTGTAAagtgcttttttaaattattcatataaaatacttaaattattagataGCAACGGTAGTAAAAAAtggttgttttggttttgttaaCTCGCATATAGCCATATTTACTTAAAGAGATGGTCCGGGTAGCGTTGCATTTTCAATAGATCTCGAGTGACTAATAAAGAAGAAATATATCTTGGAATACCGTTCCCAACTTTAGTATATAGGCTTTTTCTGTCTTTACATTATCCTTATTCCTATTCTATCCTCAatcttctttataaataaaataacgtttcCCTTATCTACTTTTCACACGATAAAAAGGAAAGTTCCAGCTTTCTGTTAACCATTCagttgtctttttttttcagcAGCAGTAAATTGATATAAACTCCTGCATGAAATTCGTTTATAGCAATCGCTCAGAACGTAAAAGCAGTGTGAGACATTATTATGTGTTGCTAATGAAAACTAGTATTAGATTATAGTTTTTTTCAGAGCTAGGCTAgggaaatgttaaataaaaagacgGAGCGTGGTTACAATGacagacattttctttttattagagAGTGACACTAAAGAGGTTTAGCGTCATTAAGTTCGGACTACATTCATATTTTCAACATCCTCCCTTGAACGTAGGCCCATGCCAATTAGGAACTGGTGATGTAGAAGTATGAATGTACTCGATGCCCAATCAGAATCACAATATCCTATAATTTCTTGGGTCACAGCCTTTATGTAAAATTTGAAACTTTTGTCCCTTGCAGATATCGTAAGATCCTCTTTACAGCTGTCCAATGTTCTGATGTTggagttttattaaattccgCAATAATTCTCATCAAATTttactttacaattatttttggtGATTTGATGTATTGATAGCAAATTGAAAGCCGAGT from Nymphalis io chromosome 4, ilAglIoxx1.1, whole genome shotgun sequence includes:
- the LOC126781922 gene encoding cytochrome b5-like, which codes for MSELKRFTRKEILNRNTKQDAVFIIENEVYDVTPFLDDHPGGHEVLLNVAGKDASEDFDDVGHSSDAKHMMKKYKIGELVDEDKIEFKRRQYSWEEYNKENSSGSFVSSWKFPVVLGLLMTVLYTYLFGYQ